From a region of the Dehalococcoidia bacterium genome:
- a CDS encoding adenylate/guanylate cyclase domain-containing protein, translating to MTAATAAEASVVAGTVMFTDIVGFTEFTAARGDGDAVALLARQEAIVREELSDSGRIVKELGDGLMLWFDDACDAIETGLRLQERFETETSDEDLALWVRIGMHTGRQSRRGTDLVGHDVNVASRIVNLASSGEVLASESTVKGAEGRLSGVQLEQLGPVVMKGIPAPINLFRAERG from the coding sequence ATGACGGCGGCGACGGCGGCAGAGGCGAGCGTCGTTGCGGGGACCGTGATGTTCACGGACATCGTCGGGTTCACGGAGTTCACTGCGGCGCGCGGCGACGGCGATGCGGTGGCGCTGCTCGCGCGCCAGGAGGCGATCGTGCGGGAGGAGTTGTCGGACAGCGGCCGCATCGTGAAGGAACTGGGCGATGGGCTGATGCTCTGGTTCGATGACGCTTGCGACGCGATCGAGACGGGGCTGCGGCTGCAGGAGCGGTTCGAGACGGAGACCAGCGACGAGGACCTGGCGTTGTGGGTGCGCATCGGCATGCACACGGGGCGGCAGTCGCGGCGCGGCACGGATCTCGTCGGGCACGACGTGAACGTGGCGTCGCGCATCGTCAATTTGGCGAGTTCCGGTGAGGTGCTGGCGTCTGAGTCGACGGTGAAGGGAGCGGAGGGGCGGCTTTCGGGCGTGCAGCTCGAGCAGTTGGGGCCGGTGGTGATGAAGGGGATTCCTGCGCCGATCAACTTGTTTCGTGCGGAGCGTGGGTGA
- a CDS encoding DUF4433 domain-containing protein, producing the protein MDRGELCCDKRRIELRITRRNIAHTNIKEWRAETDVPVGPKGTLDDYVPFYFAPRSPMLLSIHGGHVDGYAGGQRRIMHIVSTCEAVAEHGLPFVFTDGHAPMAPLSRFYDDLCELDRVDWSVMPLTYWNDTQAQPDRKRKRQAEFLVYRSFPWTLVTEIGVINATAKEVVDGIVAAGDHRPKVVVRPGWYYN; encoded by the coding sequence ATTGACCGCGGCGAGCTCTGCTGCGATAAGCGCCGCATTGAGTTGAGGATCACCCGAAGAAACATCGCGCACACGAATATAAAAGAGTGGCGCGCGGAGACCGACGTTCCCGTCGGGCCAAAGGGCACCCTGGACGATTACGTACCGTTCTACTTCGCGCCCCGATCGCCAATGCTGCTCTCCATCCACGGGGGCCACGTCGACGGGTACGCCGGCGGGCAGAGACGAATCATGCACATAGTTTCAACTTGCGAGGCAGTGGCTGAGCACGGGTTGCCTTTCGTCTTCACGGATGGGCATGCACCCATGGCGCCACTGAGCCGCTTCTACGACGACCTTTGCGAGCTTGATAGAGTTGACTGGAGCGTTATGCCGTTGACTTACTGGAACGACACACAGGCGCAGCCGGACCGCAAAAGGAAGCGGCAGGCCGAGTTCCTAGTTTATAGGTCGTTCCCATGGACCCTCGTGACCGAGATCGGCGTTATCAATGCGACTGCAAAAGAAGTGGTTGACGGGATCGTCGCGGCGGGGGATCATCGCCCGAAGGTAGTTGTGCGACCCGGCTGGTACTACAACTGA
- a CDS encoding metalloregulator ArsR/SmtB family transcription factor: protein MKVIEQTREEARTVAMLRAIAHPARFRIVKLLAARQACVCGDLVDELPLAQSTVSEHLKVLKDAGIVRGTIEGPNTCYCLEPQALAWLKREFGALSDACC, encoded by the coding sequence ATGAAGGTGATCGAGCAGACCCGGGAGGAGGCGCGGACGGTGGCGATGCTGCGGGCGATTGCGCATCCGGCGCGGTTCCGCATCGTGAAGCTGCTGGCGGCGCGGCAGGCGTGCGTCTGCGGCGACCTCGTCGACGAGCTGCCGCTGGCGCAGTCGACGGTATCCGAGCACCTGAAGGTGCTGAAGGACGCCGGCATCGTCCGCGGGACGATCGAGGGTCCGAACACGTGCTACTGCCTGGAGCCCCAGGCGCTGGCATGGCTCAAGCGGGAATTCGGCGCGCTCAGCGACGCTTGTTGCTGA
- the arsM gene encoding arsenite methyltransferase has protein sequence MARTADEIKEAVKEHYGGRAREVASSCCGTDSKGYRDKLYVVDEVADLPETVTSYGCGNPTAIAGLREGEVVVDLGSGAGLDCFIAAKAVGERGRVIGLDMTDDMLALANANRDKLGATNVEFRKGEMESMPIDDAKVDVIISNCVINLSPDKDAVFRESFRVLAPGGRFHVSDIVLSRDLSSEERDDLSLWAGCAAGALLESDYLGRLVQAGFTNVSVDSRSKVGEKPWYSATISAHKPRNAGGCC, from the coding sequence ATGGCCCGAACAGCGGACGAGATCAAGGAAGCGGTGAAGGAGCACTACGGCGGCCGCGCGCGCGAGGTGGCGTCGTCGTGTTGCGGGACGGACAGCAAGGGCTATCGCGACAAGCTGTACGTCGTCGACGAGGTCGCCGACCTGCCGGAGACGGTGACGTCGTACGGCTGCGGTAACCCGACGGCGATCGCCGGCCTGCGCGAGGGTGAGGTCGTCGTCGACCTGGGCTCCGGCGCCGGGCTCGATTGCTTCATCGCGGCGAAGGCGGTCGGCGAGCGTGGCCGCGTCATCGGCCTCGACATGACGGACGACATGCTGGCGCTGGCGAACGCCAACCGCGACAAGCTCGGCGCGACGAACGTCGAGTTTCGCAAGGGCGAGATGGAGTCGATGCCGATCGACGACGCGAAGGTGGACGTGATCATCTCGAACTGCGTGATCAACCTGTCGCCGGATAAGGACGCGGTGTTCCGCGAGTCGTTCCGCGTGCTGGCGCCGGGCGGGCGCTTCCACGTCAGCGACATCGTGCTGTCGCGCGACCTTTCGAGCGAAGAGCGCGACGACCTGTCGCTGTGGGCGGGCTGCGCGGCGGGCGCGCTGCTGGAGTCTGACTACCTGGGCCGCCTCGTGCAGGCGGGCTTCACGAACGTCAGCGTCGACAGCCGCAGCAAGGTCGGCGAGAAGCCGTGGTACAGTGCGACGATTTCCGCGCACAAGCCCCGAAACGCAGGTGGTTGCTGCTAA
- a CDS encoding macro domain-containing protein, with amino-acid sequence MIEQVRGNLLEADAEALVNTVNTVGIMGKGIALQFRQAYPEVYAEYRRACAHDELRPGSVQVVPIQRLGGPKYVINVPTKRHWKGKARLTDIDSGLRALTKAIREYGITSVAVPPLGCGNGGLDWRDVEPRIRRVLGSLDGVRVLVYPPDGAPAANRMPVATKRPRMTAVRAAIILLLKRYGMPGYKLSLLEIQKLAYLLEKGGEPLRLDFAKDKFGPYSEKLHHVLQPLEGHYIRGYGDRSANSSIAVTDEAVHEAMLALEGHTDSQQHLHDVAKVIQGFETPYGMELLATVHWVANEDESAAADARAAVQAVHRWNARKRRTFTPKHIEVAWQRLSDAGWLRAGQVPSSDPAP; translated from the coding sequence ATGATCGAACAGGTAAGGGGAAACCTGCTTGAGGCCGATGCTGAGGCGCTGGTCAATACAGTGAACACTGTAGGGATCATGGGCAAAGGCATCGCCCTACAGTTCCGCCAAGCATACCCCGAGGTGTACGCCGAGTACCGACGCGCATGTGCTCACGACGAATTGCGCCCGGGCTCCGTCCAAGTTGTTCCGATCCAGCGGCTAGGCGGACCGAAGTACGTCATTAACGTCCCGACCAAGCGCCATTGGAAGGGCAAAGCGCGACTCACAGACATTGACTCAGGACTGCGCGCACTAACGAAGGCCATTCGGGAATATGGAATTACATCAGTAGCGGTACCTCCGCTCGGTTGCGGTAACGGCGGTCTGGACTGGCGCGATGTCGAACCGCGCATTAGGCGGGTGCTGGGTTCGCTCGATGGGGTTCGCGTCCTCGTTTACCCACCCGACGGAGCACCGGCAGCTAATCGGATGCCAGTTGCGACGAAGAGACCAAGGATGACGGCGGTACGTGCCGCGATCATCCTGCTGCTGAAACGCTACGGCATGCCTGGCTATAAACTTAGCCTTCTCGAGATCCAGAAGCTCGCGTATCTGCTCGAAAAGGGCGGCGAGCCGCTAAGGCTCGACTTCGCAAAGGACAAGTTCGGGCCTTACTCGGAGAAGCTCCATCACGTATTGCAACCCCTTGAGGGCCATTACATCCGTGGTTACGGTGATCGAAGCGCCAACTCGTCTATCGCAGTTACTGACGAGGCTGTTCACGAAGCGATGCTTGCCCTCGAAGGGCACACGGACTCCCAACAACACTTGCATGATGTGGCGAAAGTTATTCAGGGGTTCGAGACCCCGTACGGCATGGAGCTGTTGGCCACCGTGCATTGGGTGGCGAATGAGGATGAGTCGGCTGCAGCTGATGCCCGTGCAGCAGTTCAGGCGGTCCACCGATGGAACGCGCGCAAGCGGCGGACCTTCACGCCGAAGCACATTGAGGTCGCATGGCAGCGACTGTCCGACGCCGGGTGGCTACGTGCTGGCCAGGTGCCCTCAAGCGACCCAGCGCCGTAG
- a CDS encoding DUF4097 family beta strand repeat-containing protein produces METSRLDLPVGVTLRLQSRSGKVLVIAEAREDIEVETDDVETRVEDGGGALMVRSGRGGTKTLTVRAPIDTDVQVGTQSGSVRMQGKLGAISITTMSGDIEVDDAEELDARSLSGKVTVGRCRGRCRLNAVSGRIYGGDVDTAYAQSVSGSIKFDRVLGDVRAKTVSGSIDLNALGDGVIALKTISGKMRIVLPAGTEPHTLFKTRGSVRCDFAEGRDCRIEAHSLSGSIEVVPA; encoded by the coding sequence GTGGAGACAAGCCGGCTCGATCTGCCCGTGGGGGTGACGCTGCGCCTGCAGTCGCGGTCGGGCAAGGTGCTCGTGATCGCGGAAGCGCGCGAGGACATTGAAGTCGAGACGGACGACGTCGAGACGCGGGTCGAAGACGGCGGCGGCGCGCTGATGGTGCGCTCGGGCCGCGGCGGCACGAAGACGCTGACCGTGCGGGCGCCGATCGACACCGACGTGCAGGTCGGGACGCAATCGGGTTCCGTCCGCATGCAGGGCAAACTCGGCGCGATCAGCATCACGACGATGAGCGGCGACATCGAGGTCGACGACGCCGAGGAACTCGACGCGCGCTCGCTTTCCGGCAAGGTCACCGTCGGCAGGTGCCGCGGGCGCTGCCGCCTCAACGCGGTCAGCGGCAGGATCTACGGCGGCGACGTCGATACAGCGTACGCGCAGAGCGTGTCCGGGTCGATCAAGTTCGACCGCGTGCTCGGCGACGTGCGCGCGAAGACCGTCAGCGGCAGCATCGACCTGAATGCGCTGGGTGACGGCGTGATCGCGCTGAAGACGATCTCCGGCAAGATGCGTATCGTACTGCCGGCGGGCACGGAGCCGCACACGCTGTTCAAGACGCGCGGCAGCGTGCGCTGCGACTTCGCGGAAGGGCGCGACTGCCGCATCGAAGCGCATTCGCTGTCGGGGTCGATCGAGGTCGTGCCGGCATGA